In Arcobacter sp. CECT 8983, the DNA window AATGAAACTATAAAAACAATAGAAGCATTAAATGATGAAATAAATAAATTTGAAAATCAATTACGAAAAAACATTACTAAGCTAATAAAAGAAACCAAATATATAAAAGCAAATAATCAAAAACTTGATTATCCCAAAAAACTTCAAAAGGCTTCACAGCTTACAACAACTTATATTGAGCCATTAAATATTATTTTGCAGAACCATAGTGAATCCATTTTATATATTATTGATAATATTATTGACGAATCTAGTAAACAAAGATTTAGCAATAATGATGAAAATTTAAAAAAGATTTATACAAAACTTTATAATACATATTATCAAACTAAAAAAGAGATACTGAATCAAAATAGACTTTTAATAAATGAAGTTATACCACTGCTTGATAGAATAAAATCAGGTAGCGATATTCTAACAGGTTTTATTAACTTCTTAAATAACAATACTGCATATAATGTACCTGTCCTTTTGGATAAACAAAGGGATAAAACATATTCAACAAATGCAGAATATGAAGCACAAAATGTTTGGGAGGGATATATCGGTATAAACGAAGATGTCATTATTTCCAAGACACCACCTTTAGAAAATATTTGGATTTATGATAAACAAAAATATAAAAATAAAATGCTTAAGTCCTTGCCGATAGAAAACTTTTATATTTGGATATATGAAGAGTTGAGAGATGAATTGGATATAATTCAAAGTAAAAACTTCTTAGATTTATCAAAATTAATTTTTGATAAAGATATAGAAATTGAATACACAAATCAAAGAATAGATATAGATTTAGCAGATAAAATTATAAATGTACCAACTATTAAAATTAGGAGTTTAAATTGAATTATCCAACTAAACATTATGAAATTGTACAAAACCTACTAAACGGTAAATTTATTTTACATAAAGATGAAATCTTTGATATAGTGTCAGGTAATTATGATTTTTATAAAATGTTTTTTAAAAAAAGTTTTAAATATGACCTAATTAAAACATCGGAAGTAATATATTTAGCTTCAGATAATACAAGTGAAAAGTTTTCAAGAAATTTAATGTTAGTTTTGGCTATTTTAGTGGATTACATTAATCTGCAAGGGAAAGATATATACGAAGAGCTTTATAAAAGTTATAAAATCAGTGAAATCGAAAGTATAATTAAAAATTCAAGTTATAAAAGTGTATGTCGAAATATCGTAATAGAACAATTATTCAAAAATGATTGTCAAAAACGCAATATTATTAACTATAATAGTGAATATGATACATTTCAATTTACTAGTGCAATAAATGTTTTTTTAGAACAAGCAAAAGATATATCAAAAATGAATTACATTGAAGAGGAAGAAGGACAAAAAGAGTTAATATGAAAAAACTAAACGAACTAACACTAAAACAAAGAGAAGAACTTTTTAGACAATTAAGAATATCAATCACACACCACTCAAACGCAATGGAAGGAACAACATTATCGTACGGTGAAACGAAAGAGTTATTAGAGCTTGGTCACACTGCAGGACATAAACCATTAGGTGAACAGCTTGTAATCTTAGGTTTTGCAAAAGCTTATGATGTCATAGTTCGTGAAGCTACAAATAAAGAAAATGTTATTGACAGTAGCTTTATAAAAGATATACATGCCATTATGTTTGAGGATGCTTTAAAAGTAGCACCTCAATATGTATCTAAACCAATAGGAGCATATAGATTAGATGAGCGATACATCAAAGGTGTAGATATAAAATTATCTTTACCACATATGATTTCAAACGATATTGAAAATTTATTATATAGATTTCAAAGTAATCAAATGAGTTTGCTAAATATATCAGAGTTCCATATATTATTTGAAAGAATCCATCCATTTGCAGATGGAAATGGAAGAGTAGGACGATTGATAATGGCATATCAAGCTATACAAAATAATATAGTTCCGCCACTTATTGAAAATGAACATAGAGATGGTTATCTACAAGCGATAAATGATAAAGATGATTTGTGTGAGTTTTTAGATAGAAGCATCTCTAAAAGCTTAAAATTGATAGATTTATAAGTAAATTGTATAACAAAACCTAGCACCGAATAGTATACTCTGTCGGTGAAGTCAACTATTATATTTAAAGAATGAATCATGAATATTCAAAAAGTTACAAAAGAAAATTATCAGGAATTAATCAATGTCTGGGAAGCTTCTGTTAGAGCAACACATAATTTTTTACCAGAGGGAAAAATTGCAGAGTTAAAACTTCTGATTTTGGAACAGTATTTTGATGCTGTTAATTTGCGTTGTTTTAAAGATAGTAACGATAAAATATTAGCATTTATTGGTGTTGCTGATTCGAAAATTGAAATGTTATTTGTAGATCCAGATTATATCGGTCAAAAAATCGGTCGAAAGTTAACTAAAT includes these proteins:
- a CDS encoding Fic family protein yields the protein MKKLNELTLKQREELFRQLRISITHHSNAMEGTTLSYGETKELLELGHTAGHKPLGEQLVILGFAKAYDVIVREATNKENVIDSSFIKDIHAIMFEDALKVAPQYVSKPIGAYRLDERYIKGVDIKLSLPHMISNDIENLLYRFQSNQMSLLNISEFHILFERIHPFADGNGRVGRLIMAYQAIQNNIVPPLIENEHRDGYLQAINDKDDLCEFLDRSISKSLKLIDL
- a CDS encoding GNAT family N-acetyltransferase, with the protein product MNIQKVTKENYQELINVWEASVRATHNFLPEGKIAELKLLILEQYFDAVNLRCFKDSNDKILAFIGVADSKIEMLFVDPDYIGQKIGRKLTKYAIENFGASKVDVNEQNPDAIGFYQRMGFIQSGRSVLDGQGNPFPLINMKLKKI